The Paenibacillus sp. MBLB1832 genome has a window encoding:
- a CDS encoding 3-hydroxybutyryl-CoA dehydrogenase, which produces MSIGTIMVIGAGQMGRGIVQVAAEAGKQVRWMDISSAMLGKGIAYLDQQLERSVAKGIRNQDDKSAILSQVQLTASLQEASECELVIEAIAENMSVKQALFRELDEVCTEGTILATNTSSLPITEIAAVTSRASHVIGMHFMNPVPVMRLVEVIRGLETTQTVYDSIVQLSLELGKTPVEVQDFPGFVSNRILMPMINEAVFTVYEGVATAEAVDTVMKLGMRHPMGPLELADLIGLDTCLAIMDILYEGFKDSKYRPCPLLRKYVKAGRLGRKSGQGFYTYT; this is translated from the coding sequence GAGCATCGGTACTATTATGGTGATCGGCGCTGGGCAGATGGGTCGCGGCATTGTGCAGGTTGCGGCCGAAGCGGGAAAACAGGTGCGATGGATGGATATTTCATCCGCGATGCTCGGGAAAGGCATAGCATATCTAGATCAACAGCTGGAGCGAAGCGTTGCGAAAGGGATTCGGAATCAGGATGACAAATCCGCAATTCTGTCCCAGGTACAGCTTACGGCCTCCTTGCAGGAAGCTAGTGAATGTGAGCTTGTGATCGAAGCAATCGCCGAGAACATGTCGGTGAAGCAAGCTCTATTTCGTGAACTCGATGAGGTATGCACAGAAGGCACCATTCTAGCAACGAACACCTCATCATTGCCCATTACTGAAATCGCAGCGGTGACGTCCCGCGCTTCGCATGTGATAGGGATGCATTTCATGAATCCTGTGCCTGTCATGCGCTTAGTTGAAGTTATACGCGGATTGGAAACCACACAAACGGTGTATGATTCAATTGTTCAACTCAGCCTTGAACTAGGCAAAACACCCGTAGAAGTGCAGGATTTCCCAGGCTTTGTTTCGAATCGAATCCTGATGCCGATGATCAACGAAGCTGTTTTTACCGTCTATGAAGGAGTAGCAACCGCTGAAGCGGTGGATACCGTTATGAAGCTGGGGATGCGGCATCCGATGGGGCCATTGGAATTGGCGGATTTAATTGGCTTGGACACGTGCCTGGCGATCATGGATATCCTCTATGAGGGCTTTAAAGACAGCAAGTACAGACCATGTCCATTGCTTCGGAAGTATGTAAAAGCAGGGCGATTAGGCCGGAAATCGGGCCAAGGATTTTACACATATACGTGA
- a CDS encoding MFS transporter, producing MAFLLFYALIYMGNAVYGTFMPVYLNNAKFSQEQIGILLSFGPLIAMIGQPIWGALGDRAKTKNRVLTLLLIGSGVSMLFLPLSTQFVFVMAMLCLFTFFQTSIFALSDAITLEELDRRPTWNFGWIRLGGTVGFALMSLIFGLVAKKHIDTMFLVYAGTMAAALVCLWRFPPAVGRVTNVMEKKFRELFHNGKLMFYLSINFIIQITLGYYYAFFPIYMKELGGDSALLGWSMVISSMSELPFLLFSAKIFKRVPISVLLLMAGLASSLRWYLFSQIYDPHWLLPVQVLHGAIFIVLSVTLATFINREVPPEWKASGQTLNGLLSLGAARIIGSFLGGILSAAYGMRQVFLYSSGVSLTCVVVFGGMILLRRKRSGVGIEG from the coding sequence ATCGCATTCTTACTCTTTTATGCCCTCATTTATATGGGGAACGCGGTGTATGGGACGTTCATGCCCGTGTACTTAAACAATGCGAAATTTTCGCAGGAGCAAATTGGTATTTTATTAAGCTTTGGGCCGTTGATTGCCATGATCGGGCAGCCGATCTGGGGGGCACTAGGGGATCGCGCGAAGACGAAAAATCGCGTTCTAACACTTCTCCTCATCGGAAGCGGTGTGTCGATGTTATTCTTACCGCTTTCGACGCAATTCGTATTTGTGATGGCGATGCTCTGCCTATTCACCTTTTTCCAAACGTCGATCTTCGCTCTGAGCGATGCGATCACGCTAGAAGAATTAGATAGACGTCCTACGTGGAACTTCGGGTGGATTCGCTTGGGAGGCACAGTGGGCTTCGCTCTGATGTCACTCATTTTCGGCCTTGTTGCCAAGAAGCATATTGATACGATGTTCCTCGTGTATGCGGGCACAATGGCTGCTGCTTTGGTGTGTTTATGGCGATTCCCTCCAGCCGTCGGTCGTGTGACGAATGTCATGGAGAAGAAGTTTCGAGAGCTATTCCACAATGGCAAACTGATGTTCTACTTAAGCATTAATTTTATTATCCAAATTACATTAGGCTATTATTATGCATTTTTCCCCATCTACATGAAAGAGCTTGGCGGAGATAGCGCATTGTTAGGCTGGTCGATGGTGATTTCGTCGATGAGTGAGCTGCCATTTCTCCTATTCTCGGCCAAAATCTTCAAGAGAGTTCCGATATCCGTGCTTCTGCTCATGGCAGGCTTAGCCTCTTCACTGCGATGGTACTTGTTCTCACAAATCTACGATCCGCATTGGCTGCTGCCTGTCCAGGTATTGCACGGTGCCATCTTTATCGTGTTGTCCGTGACACTCGCCACGTTCATCAATCGCGAGGTGCCTCCCGAGTGGAAGGCTAGCGGTCAAACGCTTAACGGCCTGCTCAGCCTCGGCGCTGCGCGAATTATCGGCAGTTTCTTGGGCGGCATATTGAGCGCAGCGTACGGAATGCGGCAGGTGTTCCTGTATAGCTCAGGCGTTTCACTCACGTGTGTGGTTGTGTTCGGCGGAATGATCCTATTGCGAAGGAAACGGAGCGGGGTAGGGATTGAGGGTTAG
- a CDS encoding DUF6530 family protein — MKIPTTLKHKPVIVSENYKQIDGRYADKSDAEGLSLGLAQWNDRGKVDISAKVWRYTGEKWSRQSEELPLHRVLDLAILISRAKLHFQEAYRYENFYDENQPVIDRIGLQGDAMTVEVCTDNEKINEDIRLFSQSLSDDDELIGERLRTLSRILKEMGY; from the coding sequence ATGAAAATTCCAACGACTTTAAAACATAAACCCGTCATCGTTTCGGAGAACTATAAACAGATTGATGGCAGATACGCGGATAAATCCGACGCCGAGGGACTTTCCCTAGGATTAGCGCAGTGGAATGATCGCGGGAAAGTCGACATTTCCGCCAAAGTATGGCGCTACACAGGTGAGAAGTGGTCGAGACAATCTGAGGAGCTCCCACTTCATCGCGTGTTAGATCTGGCCATTCTGATTAGCCGCGCTAAGCTGCACTTCCAAGAGGCATATCGCTATGAGAACTTCTACGACGAGAATCAACCTGTCATTGACCGGATCGGACTGCAAGGCGATGCCATGACGGTTGAGGTCTGCACGGATAACGAGAAAATTAACGAAGACATCCGTTTGTTCAGTCAAAGTTTAAGCGATGACGATGAGCTGATCGGAGAACGTCTGCGGACGCTTTCACGCATTTTAAAAGAAATGGGGTATTAA
- a CDS encoding GIY-YIG nuclease family protein: MLDKQKKKELAADYTQTFRLMGVYQIRNVKNNKVLVAGTMDLDGARNRFEFCQQTRLNTTHEIQRDWLTYGADSFVFEELDRIQPREDVMVDASELRNYRSEVDALLELWLEKLQPYDEAGYNRRKHNKT, from the coding sequence GTGTTAGATAAACAGAAGAAAAAGGAACTGGCTGCGGACTATACGCAAACCTTTCGATTAATGGGTGTATACCAAATTCGCAATGTGAAAAATAACAAGGTGCTCGTAGCTGGGACAATGGATTTGGATGGCGCCCGCAATCGCTTTGAATTTTGTCAGCAAACGAGGCTGAACACGACACATGAAATTCAGAGGGATTGGCTGACTTACGGTGCGGACAGCTTTGTTTTTGAAGAGTTGGATCGTATTCAGCCGCGGGAGGACGTCATGGTAGATGCATCAGAGCTGCGAAATTACCGCAGTGAGGTTGATGCTTTACTGGAACTCTGGCTGGAGAAGCTCCAGCCGTACGATGAGGCAGGGTATAATCGACGCAAGCACAACAAAACTTGA
- a CDS encoding L,D-transpeptidase, producing the protein MPKYRIIVDLSDRMLYLLDGNIVVRGFPIGVGKMLTKTPRGEFTIINKQENPGGPFGAFWMGLSKPHYGIHGTNVPSSIGREVSHGCIRMYNEDVLQLAELVPIGTQVTIRR; encoded by the coding sequence ATGCCAAAGTATCGTATTATCGTCGATTTATCTGACCGCATGCTATATTTGCTAGATGGAAATATCGTAGTCCGGGGATTTCCTATAGGAGTCGGTAAAATGCTAACGAAAACGCCGAGAGGCGAATTTACGATTATAAATAAGCAAGAGAACCCTGGGGGGCCATTCGGAGCTTTCTGGATGGGCTTATCTAAACCGCACTACGGCATCCATGGAACGAATGTTCCATCCTCGATCGGAAGGGAAGTTAGTCACGGTTGTATCCGCATGTACAATGAGGATGTGCTTCAGCTCGCAGAGCTTGTTCCCATCGGAACGCAGGTTACGATTCGGCGGTGA
- a CDS encoding aldo/keto reductase, with the protein MKYRQLGNTELQVSEVSFGTWAIGGSWGDVNDAEAIRGLQTAMEAGVNFFDTADVYGAGHAEELLAQATKGKEDDIYIATKFCRAGDIYDPQTYSEETVRAYCESSLKRLDRERIDLYQIHCPPLAILQDGSVFEVLDKLKAEGKIRHYGVSVETVEEGLFCLGVPSVKALQVIYNLFRQKPSEHLFPQAHQAGVGILVRLPLASGLLTGKFKTDSTFAPDDHRHFNANGEHFNVGETFAGLPFAKGVELADQLAWIADGRETMASASIRWILDNPHITCVIPGFKSVNQIQANLATLEVQSYSETELARLRDFYDSAVKNHIRGPY; encoded by the coding sequence TTGAAATATCGTCAATTAGGAAATACCGAACTGCAGGTTAGTGAAGTTAGCTTTGGGACGTGGGCCATCGGCGGCAGCTGGGGAGATGTGAACGATGCGGAGGCCATTCGGGGGTTACAGACTGCGATGGAGGCTGGCGTTAATTTCTTTGATACAGCGGATGTATACGGCGCGGGTCATGCGGAAGAACTGCTAGCCCAAGCAACGAAAGGGAAAGAAGATGACATTTACATAGCGACGAAGTTTTGCCGGGCTGGTGATATTTATGATCCGCAGACGTATTCGGAAGAAACGGTGCGCGCTTACTGTGAGAGTAGCTTAAAGCGTTTAGATCGAGAGCGGATTGATCTGTATCAGATTCATTGTCCTCCGCTTGCGATCTTGCAAGATGGCAGCGTCTTCGAAGTGCTGGATAAGCTGAAAGCGGAAGGGAAAATTCGTCATTACGGCGTGAGCGTGGAAACCGTAGAGGAAGGATTATTTTGCCTCGGGGTACCAAGCGTTAAAGCGCTGCAAGTGATCTATAATTTATTCCGTCAAAAGCCATCAGAACACCTGTTTCCGCAAGCTCATCAAGCAGGTGTAGGCATTCTCGTTCGTCTGCCGCTGGCTAGCGGGCTGCTCACTGGCAAGTTCAAGACAGACAGCACATTTGCGCCAGATGATCATCGCCATTTCAATGCCAATGGAGAACATTTTAATGTAGGTGAAACGTTTGCAGGTCTTCCATTTGCGAAAGGTGTGGAGCTTGCTGACCAGCTCGCTTGGATTGCAGATGGCCGTGAGACGATGGCTTCGGCTTCCATACGTTGGATTTTGGACAACCCCCACATTACGTGTGTCATTCCGGGCTTCAAGAGCGTGAACCAGATCCAAGCTAATCTTGCGACACTTGAAGTACAGAGTTACTCTGAGACTGAACTTGCTCGCTTGAGAGACTTCTATGATTCTGCCGTGAAGAATCATATTCGAGGCCCTTACTAA
- a CDS encoding ABC transporter substrate-binding protein, protein MIERVVCVKKKLISVLLSLALLVSTPNISKAATSIPVLLNGEELVFEVPPFIEDGTTMVPFRTIFEKLGFDVNWSGESQTVTGSTSELIIKLQIGSTSARVNGSSKVLSTAPIIKDGNTFVPLRFISETSGKKVIWDDKRHSVLIRDGLSSYMRNTLNQPSNHLAYTGNQKDGHGTISADGKIVYDGDFKDNKRSGNGTLFWLGGQKRYEGQWYNDLMNGTGNIYNEDGTLLYEKITMLDNSIEGNGTLYFSNGWIYKGEFVDGSGTGTGELLNPSGTLAFDGQFKDFQLEGQGKSYYANGKIHFEGEFHNDLANGQGVQYEEDGSIAFKGLFKNGVPVINKAETQEIGINFSAEPPVLDSSKATATAAFSMINAFNEGLYRLDKDGKVQLGLAKDLPKITNNGLTYTITLRDAKWNDGTPVKASDFVASWKRTLDPATRASYSFILTWIKGGEAVTKARSVSDVEKAQNALGVRAINDQTLEINLERPITYFTSMLAFPIFFPQRADFIAAQGDRYGAEADKVMGAGPFKLVKWDHGESLKFVKNENYWDAANVKLNKFVVNIVKDATTGIVLYESDIADISEINSSIMNLYKGKPDVIRKPELTTSYVMFQEEKFPAFANAKIRKALMSSIDREALIALIITNGSLPSTGYIPNGTLDGNNHLFRSIAGDDVEPKFDPQIAKELLAEGLHELGLTSLPPFKLSADDTETGKSTLTFIQKQWKTNLGITVTTEPLPHTKRVDNQFKHDFDASLALWGADYNDPMTFLDMWETGVEFNEVDWSNTEYDQLINAARQEDDPLTRSKLLVDAEKLLMEEMPIGPLYFRSRLYVKKPNVDGVFFPSFGFEWELKWARVTETEEE, encoded by the coding sequence ATGATCGAAAGGGTTGTCTGTGTGAAAAAGAAGCTCATCTCAGTTCTACTATCTTTAGCATTGCTTGTCAGCACCCCCAACATATCGAAGGCTGCAACGTCAATTCCCGTCCTATTAAATGGAGAAGAGCTCGTTTTTGAAGTACCCCCATTTATTGAAGATGGTACAACGATGGTGCCATTTCGGACTATTTTCGAAAAACTAGGCTTTGACGTGAATTGGAGTGGGGAGTCTCAGACGGTTACAGGTTCTACCAGTGAATTAATCATTAAACTCCAAATTGGCAGTACTTCCGCGAGGGTGAATGGCTCATCCAAAGTGCTATCCACAGCTCCGATCATCAAAGACGGGAACACGTTTGTCCCGCTTCGATTCATTAGTGAAACTAGCGGTAAGAAAGTGATTTGGGATGATAAACGTCACTCAGTTTTGATTCGTGATGGGCTATCTAGTTATATGAGGAATACCCTCAATCAGCCAAGTAACCATCTGGCCTATACGGGTAATCAGAAAGACGGTCATGGTACCATCTCCGCAGACGGAAAAATTGTGTATGATGGCGATTTCAAAGATAATAAGAGGAGCGGTAACGGCACTCTTTTTTGGCTGGGTGGTCAGAAACGCTATGAAGGTCAATGGTATAACGATCTTATGAACGGAACGGGAAATATCTACAATGAAGACGGAACCCTTTTGTACGAAAAAATAACAATGCTCGACAACAGCATAGAAGGTAATGGGACTTTATATTTTAGTAACGGTTGGATTTATAAAGGTGAATTTGTGGATGGATCTGGCACTGGTACAGGGGAATTATTGAATCCAAGCGGAACGCTTGCCTTTGACGGTCAATTTAAGGACTTTCAATTAGAAGGGCAGGGGAAATCTTACTACGCCAATGGAAAGATCCATTTTGAAGGTGAATTCCATAATGATTTAGCGAATGGACAAGGTGTTCAATACGAAGAGGATGGCAGTATTGCCTTTAAAGGATTATTCAAGAACGGTGTTCCTGTCATTAATAAAGCAGAGACGCAGGAAATAGGCATTAACTTCTCGGCTGAACCCCCTGTTCTGGATAGCTCTAAAGCAACTGCAACTGCGGCCTTCTCCATGATAAATGCGTTTAACGAAGGGTTGTATCGTCTGGATAAAGACGGGAAAGTACAACTAGGGCTCGCGAAGGATTTGCCGAAAATAACAAATAACGGCTTAACATACACCATTACTCTGCGCGATGCGAAATGGAATGATGGAACTCCAGTCAAGGCTTCAGACTTCGTAGCTTCTTGGAAACGGACTCTCGATCCTGCTACCAGAGCGTCATACAGTTTTATACTGACATGGATTAAAGGCGGAGAAGCTGTAACGAAAGCCAGATCCGTTTCCGACGTAGAAAAAGCACAAAATGCGCTTGGTGTAAGAGCAATTAACGATCAGACGCTTGAAATCAATTTAGAACGTCCGATTACTTACTTTACGAGCATGCTTGCATTTCCAATATTTTTTCCGCAAAGGGCAGATTTTATCGCCGCGCAAGGTGACCGATATGGCGCCGAAGCAGATAAAGTGATGGGTGCTGGTCCTTTTAAATTAGTCAAATGGGATCACGGTGAATCTCTAAAGTTTGTGAAAAATGAGAACTATTGGGACGCAGCTAATGTAAAACTAAACAAGTTTGTCGTCAACATCGTGAAAGACGCAACTACGGGCATCGTGCTTTATGAATCGGATATCGCTGATATCTCAGAGATCAATTCGTCCATCATGAATCTGTATAAAGGAAAGCCTGATGTGATTCGAAAGCCTGAATTAACCACATCGTATGTGATGTTTCAAGAAGAGAAATTCCCTGCTTTCGCTAATGCCAAAATACGGAAAGCGTTAATGTCTAGCATTGATCGTGAGGCACTTATTGCTTTGATAATTACAAATGGATCACTTCCGTCGACAGGATATATCCCTAACGGAACGCTTGACGGCAACAATCATCTATTCCGTTCAATTGCGGGGGATGACGTTGAACCGAAGTTCGATCCGCAGATCGCCAAGGAGTTGCTTGCTGAAGGTTTACATGAGCTTGGATTGACATCGTTGCCGCCATTTAAGCTATCCGCAGATGACACGGAGACAGGCAAGAGTACGCTTACCTTTATTCAGAAGCAATGGAAAACAAATCTCGGTATTACCGTGACAACAGAGCCATTACCGCATACAAAACGTGTTGATAATCAATTCAAACACGACTTCGATGCGAGCCTTGCATTATGGGGTGCTGACTACAACGACCCCATGACGTTCCTTGATATGTGGGAAACAGGGGTTGAATTTAATGAAGTCGATTGGTCCAACACAGAATATGATCAATTAATAAACGCTGCTCGTCAGGAAGACGATCCATTAACGAGATCTAAGCTGCTTGTCGATGCCGAGAAGCTGTTGATGGAAGAGATGCCGATCGGACCTTTGTACTTCCGCAGCCGGCTTTATGTAAAGAAACCGAACGTTGATGGCGTTTTCTTCCCCTCGTTTGGTTTTGAGTGGGAGCTGAAATGGGCTAGGGTTACTGAAACAGAAGAAGAATAG
- a CDS encoding S-layer homology domain-containing protein has translation MKRTLRTVGMSMCITVIGVSVLSSQALAADIGIATSTKAAASTNAPNTNANPVDAKISKDEAVERIRKLFPLLQDADTQSVNFGDPYTYPPSKDKVWTIQWQLKTENGGFGFSSKVDAMNGDILQMYVPTLNDPRSNISHFPPKVTREQAKQLAKDYVIQLAPSITSDALQINDDFTPYQGLTSLFAPVQYAFNFNIMIHGVKLNDGGIQITLDGEGNVLNFHKNPQLDSYPSTDPKITLEQATQFAKEHQAVDLQYIPIRKGNKIESWWLGYVPLLPPIDGQTGQFVTLGMPRNALGSNYVPISKRDKVFTPLTKTGEITVEEAAQIVENAFPQLKEKKLQQKSLNDGWNGDNHKVWTLSWGNNEPMMGPIGSNSATLDAQTGIILNYSTNTFGPYPPAAATASTEPAISKDAAQQRAEEVINLVYPNASEDLKRIDPAISLVVSTNPPQQYSYTFQRFYKGLAVSGDTVNLILDLSGNVMNYFAHISTLDDQVMSKLKQNVSKEQALEKIWESEKLELNLNSFGGYVSNTTYEQPVAKLVYNQVLKSGSLNAEALDATDGTWKPVWFEKTSQPSVNPSDIAGHWAQQDLETMLQYQVLTTDDSGHVNPDQTITVGDWLTMMSSAWSPQYKNFYNGNRNDKPYFADINESSPYYDAVRTFIQLKWLTAESTRNFNADQALTREALASSVIHILKYNKLSSLLAPTVTELPFTDSNLITNKSDVALALELGIMEGSDGAFEPLATVTKAQAAVVLMRLVHLQGKLDQNIGQ, from the coding sequence ATGAAACGAACGTTAAGAACGGTCGGAATGTCAATGTGTATAACGGTTATTGGAGTAAGTGTCCTCTCCTCACAGGCACTGGCCGCTGATATCGGTATTGCGACGTCAACAAAAGCTGCGGCTTCAACGAACGCTCCGAATACGAATGCAAATCCTGTTGATGCGAAAATTTCAAAAGATGAAGCCGTTGAGCGGATAAGAAAACTTTTTCCTCTGTTACAAGATGCTGATACGCAATCTGTAAATTTCGGAGATCCTTACACATACCCTCCAAGTAAAGACAAAGTATGGACCATTCAGTGGCAACTCAAAACAGAGAATGGAGGTTTTGGTTTCAGCAGCAAAGTGGATGCGATGAATGGCGATATCCTGCAAATGTATGTTCCAACTTTGAACGATCCGCGCAGCAATATCAGCCATTTCCCTCCCAAGGTGACCAGAGAACAAGCGAAGCAGCTAGCTAAAGATTATGTCATACAGTTAGCTCCTTCCATTACGTCCGATGCTTTGCAAATAAATGATGATTTTACACCCTATCAAGGCTTGACTTCCTTGTTTGCTCCTGTTCAATATGCATTCAATTTCAATATAATGATTCATGGCGTGAAATTAAATGATGGCGGTATTCAAATAACGCTAGATGGAGAAGGTAATGTCTTAAATTTCCACAAAAACCCGCAATTAGACAGTTACCCTTCCACTGATCCGAAAATAACGTTGGAACAAGCAACGCAATTCGCAAAGGAACATCAAGCTGTAGATTTACAATACATACCGATCCGTAAAGGAAACAAAATTGAATCCTGGTGGTTGGGATACGTGCCCCTACTTCCACCAATTGATGGACAAACGGGACAATTTGTAACACTTGGTATGCCACGCAACGCCCTAGGGTCAAACTATGTTCCCATTTCTAAAAGAGACAAAGTATTCACCCCTCTCACGAAAACTGGGGAAATAACAGTCGAAGAAGCTGCTCAAATCGTAGAAAATGCTTTCCCTCAACTTAAAGAAAAAAAGTTACAGCAAAAATCCCTAAATGATGGCTGGAACGGTGATAATCATAAAGTCTGGACGTTATCTTGGGGAAATAACGAGCCTATGATGGGTCCAATCGGATCAAATAGCGCGACCTTAGATGCGCAAACTGGCATTATACTAAATTATTCAACAAATACCTTCGGTCCTTACCCGCCTGCTGCTGCAACGGCATCAACTGAACCCGCTATCTCCAAGGATGCAGCTCAGCAGCGTGCTGAAGAAGTGATTAATCTGGTTTATCCTAATGCAAGCGAAGACTTGAAACGGATCGATCCTGCCATTAGCTTGGTCGTTTCAACGAACCCGCCGCAACAATATTCCTATACATTTCAGCGATTTTATAAGGGGCTTGCTGTCAGCGGAGATACAGTGAATTTAATTTTAGATTTAAGTGGGAATGTTATGAATTATTTCGCCCATATATCCACTCTGGATGACCAAGTTATGTCTAAATTAAAGCAAAATGTATCCAAGGAGCAAGCACTGGAGAAAATTTGGGAATCTGAGAAACTCGAGTTAAATTTAAATTCTTTTGGTGGATACGTATCCAATACGACGTATGAGCAGCCAGTTGCTAAATTAGTGTACAATCAAGTTTTGAAAAGCGGCAGCTTGAATGCCGAAGCCTTGGACGCAACGGATGGCACATGGAAACCTGTTTGGTTTGAGAAGACCTCACAGCCTTCTGTAAACCCAAGCGATATAGCTGGCCACTGGGCACAACAAGATTTGGAGACCATGCTGCAATATCAAGTCCTTACGACGGATGACTCGGGTCATGTAAACCCAGACCAAACGATCACAGTTGGAGATTGGTTGACGATGATGTCTTCAGCCTGGTCGCCTCAATACAAAAATTTCTACAATGGAAACCGTAACGATAAGCCCTATTTTGCCGATATCAATGAAAGCAGCCCTTATTATGATGCTGTCCGAACTTTCATACAACTGAAATGGCTAACTGCGGAGTCGACTCGAAATTTTAACGCAGATCAAGCTTTAACACGCGAAGCCTTGGCATCCTCCGTTATTCACATTCTTAAATACAATAAACTGTCAAGCCTCTTGGCTCCAACCGTAACAGAATTACCTTTCACAGACAGCAATTTGATTACAAATAAATCAGATGTAGCATTAGCCCTTGAATTAGGAATTATGGAAGGATCCGATGGTGCTTTTGAGCCATTAGCTACAGTAACCAAAGCGCAAGCAGCCGTTGTCCTGATGCGTCTAGTCCACTTGCAAGGCAAACTTGATCAGAATATCGGACAATAA
- a CDS encoding DUF3990 domain-containing protein has translation MDIITPQRLFHGTTHNLVGHFKERLLDQCYWRPGRDFGEGFYTTISAAQARIWAHRAASRSLRGDERPCVLEIELTQVPASMVPLIFLSDSLAWAEFVMAHRKVTIKSQPDPCKAHPDIIIGPMADGDTGRIIEEAVQLNKDVHWFYDQILRTTRGRKLDALRLGNQVVFSSEKWATSLRFVGYNIFTGGRWTYHDNTSSAESV, from the coding sequence ATGGATATAATAACACCACAGCGTTTGTTTCACGGCACTACCCATAATCTTGTCGGGCATTTTAAGGAAAGATTGCTCGATCAATGTTACTGGCGGCCTGGCCGCGATTTCGGAGAAGGGTTCTACACCACGATCTCAGCGGCGCAAGCGCGTATCTGGGCTCATCGAGCTGCAAGCAGATCACTGCGTGGCGATGAGCGGCCCTGCGTATTGGAAATTGAGCTCACGCAAGTGCCAGCTTCGATGGTGCCGTTAATTTTTCTCAGCGATTCGTTGGCTTGGGCTGAATTTGTTATGGCTCATCGCAAGGTGACGATAAAAAGTCAACCCGACCCTTGCAAAGCACATCCAGACATCATTATTGGCCCAATGGCTGATGGGGATACTGGACGAATTATTGAAGAAGCAGTACAATTAAATAAAGATGTACATTGGTTTTATGATCAAATTTTACGAACGACTCGCGGCAGGAAACTGGATGCCTTACGACTAGGCAATCAGGTGGTTTTCTCCTCGGAGAAATGGGCGACTTCGCTTCGTTTCGTTGGTTATAACATTTTTACGGGAGGCAGGTGGACCTATCATGACAACACAAGTTCGGCTGAATCTGTATGA
- the thpR gene encoding RNA 2',3'-cyclic phosphodiesterase, whose product MNSINHIRLFVAVPIPSSIKQAIDTWMEEIKPHFPFRKWVHPSDLHITLQFLGDTPADLAPQIMLALEQISKESSPLTLRLAPLGTFGRPPHPSVLWAGISGDVEGLHSLQQQVVRALIPMGFTPEERTFHPHMTLARNYASTIPFDRTKLSDFPVPSSPEGKGLQWTADEITLYRSHLNRRPMYEVVTS is encoded by the coding sequence ATGAATTCAATCAATCACATTCGATTATTTGTCGCAGTGCCCATTCCCTCCAGCATTAAACAAGCGATCGACACCTGGATGGAAGAAATCAAACCGCATTTTCCATTTCGAAAATGGGTCCACCCCTCTGATCTGCATATCACGCTGCAATTTCTTGGGGATACACCGGCGGATCTTGCCCCTCAGATCATGCTAGCTCTGGAGCAAATATCAAAAGAATCGTCTCCACTCACGTTACGTTTGGCACCTCTCGGCACATTCGGCCGACCGCCCCATCCTTCCGTACTTTGGGCTGGTATTAGCGGCGACGTTGAAGGACTGCACAGCTTACAACAACAGGTTGTCAGAGCCCTTATACCCATGGGCTTCACGCCAGAGGAGCGTACCTTTCACCCGCATATGACGCTTGCACGCAACTACGCTAGTACGATTCCCTTTGATCGTACGAAGTTGAGTGATTTTCCAGTGCCTTCTTCGCCTGAAGGTAAAGGTCTCCAGTGGACAGCCGACGAGATTACGCTGTATCGGAGCCATTTGAACAGGAGGCCTATGTATGAGGTGGTGACCTCATAA